A genomic segment from Anaerobacillus sp. CMMVII encodes:
- a CDS encoding cell wall-binding repeat-containing protein: protein MENRNFKSILKKRGENELNKKVKPLVSLLLTFLLIFSNFGFAVSAQSLPERAPSKGNANATADKPIKLDFTQLDKTYNPSDIVRVLVEMKEEPGVFHAVQSGVKYDELSSAKQKELHNKAVQGQQSVQASLQQQGLNVDVLHSFTAVTNGFSAEVTYADLAKIENTAGVKAVYIVNEYERPDVEAPEMLYSKEMVKAQKTWDEFDYKGEGLVIGIIDTGIDPAHRDMVLSDGVEFKIDKELVQALDVPGKWFTDKIPYGYNYMDKSFEILDLGPGASHHGMHVGGTAGANGDEDNGGIKGVAPEAQLLALKVFGNDPLIPTTYGDVYVKSIDDALKLGVDVLNLSLGSTAGFVSPNDPEQQAVKRAQESGVVVAISAGNSAHFGNGWDNPFPSSSNPDIGVTGSPSVSYQSIGVASSENNYINMSALQFTSDSGETGLLPYMSSGKVDPVTLDGEYEIVYAGLGGPDDFNDIDVEGKIALILRGTYNFVDKTKNAQANGAVGAIIFNNASGYVNMADDPAITIPHLFMARTEGLHLQSLIADNVKIAFNGDETTAANPEAGNMSDFTSWGLTPNLDFKPEITAPGGNILSTLQGDSYGLMSGTSMAAPHVAGGAALILERVDKEFGYDGAARSLLAKNLLLNTAVPKLDTGLVNGALGLNNYFSPRRQGAGEMDLHAASSTPAYVVNPVDGEAKVALRQVTNNVKFDLDVTNFSDAEVTYDIQKKLQTDLAAFGEMGWEPNKLEAMTLVNAPFVAKIGGEVVDSVSIPANGKVTVSFELDLTEARVAWTQGEPSSLAKDVFPNGYFAEGFVTFVDPNDTNPPLSVPFVGFNGEWDKAPIIDAPIYDATSFYGFTGFLDNDYYFLGFKPGSGYTDNLAFSPELTNAIPILSFLRNAKEVQYSILDENGNKLRAITAQTNVRKNYFDRGLNNPYTIVPAAAWDGKVKNQQVEDGLYVYEVKAKIDFDGAKWQTFTYPIQVDTVAPTVDAKYDAKTNTLTWSAEDTGSGVSYFNVLVNGESILEEGQVIPSIEANEYEVAFDSIAVGSTITIEAVDFANNVGSGSILGAGDTNIPNMYVTHPDLLGIYDSLEIPISGYITNNSKMDVFKVNGQEVALNYNEETKRYEFSGTFTVEKDGVFDIPIYSRDVAGNEATLSRTIVVDTTPAEVSVAAPASTIASEATLAVTVKDNFDRVRVVVDGDEVLNQTFRAPYQQRSFNQTIEATVALEKGTNNFTVEVFDIAGNKTEKVVTVVRESVDRLSGKTRFATAVNVSKEGWETSNVVIISRSDDFTDALSGVPLAKKHDAPILLTNTKSLSKATADEIARLGATEVIILGGELAVSAAVEAELKALVPNVKRISGKTRWETSALIAHEVAPEGSSEAVVVYGRDYADALAIAPYAAAKGMPILLTDKEKLPKATADALAALNVETTYALGGHLVMSDEVFNALPGGERFAGKTRFDTALMVVEKFNQGAEHFYVATTNDFTDALAGAALAAKKDTGIFLVGNSVRANLKTYIAENGVETLTVLGGELAISAELFAELVNLFKN, encoded by the coding sequence ATGGAAAATCGCAATTTTAAATCTATTTTAAAAAAGAGAGGAGAAAACGAATTGAATAAGAAAGTGAAACCACTCGTTAGTTTATTACTAACATTTTTACTTATTTTTTCAAATTTCGGTTTTGCAGTTAGTGCGCAATCTTTACCGGAAAGAGCTCCAAGTAAGGGGAATGCAAACGCAACTGCGGACAAGCCCATCAAGCTTGATTTTACTCAATTAGATAAAACCTACAATCCTAGTGATATCGTTCGTGTATTAGTAGAAATGAAAGAGGAGCCAGGGGTATTTCATGCGGTACAATCCGGTGTGAAATATGATGAGCTTTCAAGTGCAAAACAAAAAGAACTTCATAATAAAGCAGTTCAAGGACAACAATCAGTTCAAGCTAGCTTACAACAACAAGGCTTGAATGTTGATGTGCTTCATAGCTTCACTGCAGTTACGAACGGTTTTAGTGCTGAAGTAACTTATGCAGATCTTGCAAAAATTGAAAATACTGCAGGAGTTAAGGCTGTGTACATTGTAAACGAATACGAGCGCCCGGATGTGGAAGCTCCAGAAATGTTATACAGTAAAGAAATGGTTAAAGCCCAAAAAACGTGGGATGAATTCGACTATAAAGGAGAAGGTCTTGTTATCGGGATCATCGATACAGGTATCGATCCAGCCCATAGAGATATGGTGTTAAGTGATGGAGTCGAGTTTAAAATCGATAAGGAATTAGTACAAGCTTTAGATGTACCAGGTAAATGGTTTACAGATAAAATTCCTTATGGTTACAACTATATGGATAAGAGCTTCGAAATTCTTGATTTAGGACCAGGTGCTTCACATCATGGTATGCACGTTGGTGGTACGGCAGGTGCAAATGGTGATGAGGACAATGGTGGTATCAAAGGTGTAGCTCCAGAAGCTCAACTTTTAGCATTAAAGGTTTTTGGTAATGATCCTTTAATCCCAACTACATATGGGGATGTTTATGTAAAGTCAATTGACGATGCACTTAAGTTAGGTGTTGATGTACTAAACCTAAGCTTAGGTTCAACAGCTGGTTTCGTCAGTCCGAATGATCCAGAACAACAAGCTGTTAAGCGTGCGCAAGAAAGTGGCGTCGTTGTTGCGATCTCTGCTGGTAACTCAGCGCATTTTGGAAATGGTTGGGATAATCCTTTCCCGAGTTCTTCAAACCCAGATATCGGTGTAACGGGGTCTCCTTCAGTATCCTATCAATCAATTGGTGTAGCTTCAAGTGAGAACAACTACATCAACATGAGTGCATTACAATTCACTTCTGATAGTGGAGAAACTGGCTTATTACCTTACATGTCTTCGGGGAAAGTAGACCCAGTAACACTTGATGGTGAATATGAGATCGTCTATGCAGGTCTAGGTGGGCCGGATGACTTTAATGATATTGATGTGGAAGGGAAAATTGCGTTAATTTTACGTGGAACCTACAATTTTGTTGATAAAACGAAAAATGCACAGGCTAACGGTGCAGTTGGAGCCATTATCTTCAACAACGCTTCTGGCTACGTAAATATGGCTGATGATCCTGCAATCACAATTCCGCATTTATTTATGGCTAGAACAGAAGGTTTACATTTACAAAGTTTAATTGCAGACAATGTGAAAATTGCATTTAACGGCGATGAAACGACTGCAGCAAACCCGGAAGCAGGAAATATGTCTGATTTTACTTCATGGGGATTAACTCCTAACCTTGATTTCAAACCAGAAATCACGGCTCCAGGTGGAAACATTCTTTCAACGCTTCAAGGTGATTCTTATGGATTAATGAGTGGTACGTCAATGGCAGCTCCACACGTTGCCGGAGGTGCAGCGTTAATTCTTGAGCGTGTTGACAAAGAATTTGGCTATGATGGTGCAGCGCGTTCTTTACTAGCTAAAAACTTACTATTAAACACAGCCGTTCCGAAATTAGACACTGGTCTTGTTAACGGAGCATTAGGATTAAATAACTATTTCTCTCCTCGTCGTCAAGGTGCTGGTGAAATGGATTTACATGCAGCGAGCAGTACCCCTGCTTATGTTGTTAACCCTGTAGATGGTGAAGCGAAAGTAGCTTTACGTCAAGTAACAAACAATGTAAAGTTCGATCTTGATGTAACAAACTTTAGTGATGCTGAAGTAACTTATGACATTCAGAAAAAATTACAAACTGACTTAGCTGCTTTTGGCGAAATGGGTTGGGAACCTAATAAGCTTGAAGCTATGACATTAGTTAATGCTCCATTCGTTGCAAAAATAGGTGGAGAAGTAGTTGACTCAGTAAGTATCCCAGCAAATGGCAAAGTTACAGTTAGCTTTGAGCTAGACTTAACAGAAGCTCGAGTTGCTTGGACGCAAGGTGAGCCTAGTTCGCTTGCAAAAGACGTTTTCCCTAACGGATACTTTGCAGAAGGTTTTGTAACGTTCGTTGATCCTAACGATACAAACCCACCACTAAGCGTACCATTTGTAGGCTTTAACGGTGAATGGGACAAGGCCCCTATCATTGATGCGCCTATCTATGATGCTACTAGTTTCTATGGCTTCACTGGTTTCCTAGATAATGACTATTATTTCTTAGGGTTTAAGCCAGGTTCTGGATACACAGATAATCTTGCATTCTCACCTGAATTAACAAATGCGATTCCAATTTTATCATTCCTAAGAAATGCGAAAGAAGTACAATACAGCATTTTAGATGAAAATGGTAACAAGTTACGTGCAATTACTGCGCAAACAAATGTAAGAAAAAATTACTTTGACCGTGGATTAAATAATCCATACACAATCGTACCAGCAGCAGCTTGGGATGGAAAAGTGAAGAACCAACAGGTTGAGGATGGCCTATACGTCTATGAAGTAAAAGCGAAAATTGACTTTGATGGTGCGAAATGGCAAACATTCACATACCCGATCCAGGTAGATACTGTAGCGCCAACTGTTGACGCTAAGTATGATGCAAAAACAAATACGTTAACTTGGTCTGCTGAAGATACTGGAAGTGGAGTTAGTTACTTTAATGTATTAGTAAATGGTGAAAGTATTTTAGAAGAAGGGCAAGTAATTCCTTCAATTGAAGCAAATGAGTATGAAGTGGCATTCGATTCAATCGCTGTTGGTTCAACAATTACGATTGAAGCCGTTGACTTTGCTAACAATGTCGGATCAGGTTCAATTTTAGGTGCTGGAGATACAAACATTCCGAATATGTATGTCACTCACCCTGATTTACTTGGAATCTATGACTCTTTAGAAATTCCAATTTCAGGATACATTACAAACAATTCGAAGATGGATGTATTCAAAGTAAATGGTCAAGAAGTAGCATTAAACTACAATGAAGAGACAAAGAGATATGAATTCTCAGGTACATTTACAGTTGAGAAAGATGGCGTATTTGATATTCCAATCTATTCAAGAGATGTAGCTGGTAATGAAGCAACTCTTTCTAGAACAATCGTAGTCGATACTACTCCTGCAGAAGTATCAGTAGCAGCACCTGCTTCAACTATTGCTAGTGAAGCAACTTTAGCTGTTACTGTAAAAGATAACTTTGATAGAGTAAGAGTAGTTGTCGATGGTGATGAAGTACTAAATCAAACATTTAGAGCTCCATATCAGCAACGTTCATTTAATCAAACTATTGAAGCAACAGTTGCTCTTGAAAAAGGTACAAACAACTTTACTGTTGAGGTATTTGACATTGCTGGAAATAAAACAGAAAAAGTAGTGACAGTTGTAAGAGAGTCTGTTGACCGTCTTTCTGGAAAAACTCGCTTCGCTACAGCTGTTAATGTAAGTAAAGAAGGATGGGAAACTTCAAATGTAGTCATCATTTCTCGTTCTGATGACTTCACAGATGCATTATCTGGAGTTCCTCTAGCGAAGAAACACGATGCTCCAATCCTATTAACAAACACAAAATCATTATCAAAAGCAACTGCAGATGAAATCGCGCGCTTAGGTGCAACTGAAGTAATCATCCTAGGTGGAGAGCTTGCTGTAAGTGCAGCTGTAGAAGCTGAGCTTAAGGCTTTAGTTCCAAACGTAAAACGTATTTCTGGTAAAACTAGATGGGAAACTTCAGCGTTAATCGCTCATGAAGTAGCTCCTGAAGGATCTAGCGAAGCAGTAGTAGTTTACGGTAGAGACTATGCCGACGCATTAGCGATCGCTCCTTATGCAGCAGCAAAAGGTATGCCAATCCTATTAACAGACAAAGAAAAGTTACCAAAGGCTACAGCAGATGCACTAGCAGCATTAAACGTTGAAACAACGTATGCGCTAGGCGGACATTTAGTCATGTCTGATGAAGTCTTCAATGCACTTCCAGGAGGAGAGCGTTTTGCAGGAAAAACTCGTTTTGACACTGCATTAATGGTTGTAGAAAAATTCAACCAAGGCGCTGAGCACTTCTACGTAGCAACAACAAATGATTTCACTGATGCCCTTGCAGGTGCAGCTTTAGCAGCTAAAAAGGACACAGGTATCTTCTTAGTAGGTAACTCAGTTCGTGCGAACCTGAAGACTTACATTGCTGAGAACGGTGTAGAAACATTAACAGTACTTGGTGGCGAGCTTGCAATTTCAGCAGAACTTTTTGCTGAATTAGTAAACTTGTTCAAGAACTAA